The Venturia canescens isolate UGA chromosome 4, ASM1945775v1, whole genome shotgun sequence genomic interval TTTAACGGCCACGTGCCCGTTAATGTGGAGCCtcggaaagaaaaacgaattcaTCACGTAGACGTCTTCGTTGCTGATCAATTCaagataattatttattacctCGTCGTTCAGCCGGTTTTCGCCCTTAAGGGTCTCGAGGTCTTCCTGTCTAATCCTCATCTCCTTCTTTATCTTTTTTGTCACTTGTTCTTTCTCCTTGTTGTCCgtgctctttctttttcttccgttGCTGTCATTGTTGTCGTTAATGTTGCTGTTTTcagtgttttctttatttgtcTCCTTCTTTATCTTCTTTGTTTGTGTTTCCACATTGTCGTCAAACctctttcttttattcttgTTATTGTCAatgttattattgttgttgttttgtGTGTTTTCTTTGTCTTCGCTCCACACGAATTCCCCCGCTTTCCATGTTTTCCACACCTCCCCCTCTTCTTCAAACTCCCTTATTGGGGAAAGGATCTCTGGCACCTTAAATGCCTCCCTTACTTCGATCAGGTTCCATTGCCGTCTAATGAAACGAAGGAGTAAGTCACGATTTGATCTCCGTGACTCCTCGATCTCGATCACCTGGAGCATCCACTCCGTCTGCATCCCCTTCTCCTTTGTTGAAGATGCGGTTTGCGTCTTCACATCTCTCGTCCTCTTTTTATTTGACGCGATCGGGCAAAAGACTGCAATGATGGCGACGTCCTCCTCATCCTTCCTTCCCTTTATCTCCCTCACTATCTCCACCTCCTTATCCTCATTCACCCACTCTCCTTCTCCTCCGTCCGTTTGTTGTGCGAAGTTCTTTCGCCCAACTTCAGTCTGTGTGCTTGCGTCCATCTTCATGCCTATACCCGTCCAGAAATTTTCTCCCGCTCATTTCTATCTTTTCTTGTTTCCTATCCTCTActtactttttcatcattccTCATGCTTAGTACACCTAAATCTGTAGTTTTTACCTGTATTTACGCCTAAAAAATTCCTAAGTCCCTCTGAATTCTCGTACTTTTTGATCTTTGCTCTTGAAACCACGTCCGTCTCGCTCGAGTGTCCGTTGTCGAATGACGACTTGACATGGCGGCCGGACCTCGCTAACGCTCGTGAGTTCGGCTGCAAACAGCGCCACTCGCCGATCGTGGATACTTCGGGAACTAATGCCTAAAACTTCGTTTTCATGAACTTCCGGTCGTACCAACCGCGAGATACCATCGCAAACTTCtcaaattgtttttcggtTGTTTAAATGAATTCTATTGTTAATTAACTTGAACAATCTCTAATGCACCTTTTACCCTTTTTCGTAATATctttgaaatttataataGAAATGAGTTTTGTCATTGTTTATTGCTATTGTTGCTAACAAAATGCTTCAATATTGtttgtctttcttttctttccattgttaataaattttttcgggtttttatgcgtttttctgatttttaaaTAGTCCCGTAGAAGAAATACGGATGGAGGGTGCGTAACGGTTTTGTACGACGCTTgacgtgaaattttgaaatttttattgtaatttggcaattttttgcaTTGGAATCGTTTggaaatgatatgaaaagattTGTTACATAGTTAATTTAAATACATCCCGGTAATTTCACTCGGAATCAgcgaatttcatcaatttttgtatttcttgAGATTCGCGGCATGGTACATCCCTCTTTCTACTTCTGTTTCCggattttcaagaataaatGTTGCAGTAGCTATTTGCTTTTTAATCCTATATGGTCCCtcgtaaattgaaaagaattttgccatttttttgttaactgGATCGCTTACATTGCACGCTTTTGCCAGAACTAGGTGGCCCtcattgaaattaattaatttatgcTTCTGATCAAATTTTCGAGCTCTTTCCCTGCCTTTTCTCACTATCCTATCTCTGGCAAGCATTAATTTAGCTTCAATCCCTTCTTCCTCATCTAATCGTTCGTCTTTTTCTATCTGTATCCAGTTTCTCCAAATTCTCTGTGGTTTTATATTTCTCTGGATTTCAATGGGTGTCAACTCGGTTGTTTCGTGATGCGTTTCATTCATACAATCTTCTATTACTCGAACCCATTTTAGCCAATCTGTGTGCTTATCAGTCAAAAATGTTCTGAAAAATCTCCCTATCTCTCTATTAACTCTTTCTACTATATTTCCCTGAGGATGacgaatagaagaaaaaactggCTGAATCCCCTCACTGGCTAATTTCCCTAACCATAATCGTGAAGTGAATTGTGTGCCATGGTCAAATTGCAATTTCCTTGGTTTGCCGAATTCCGGAATGTAgtggttaaaaattttattgattgttgcCGGCGCTGTCGCCGCTTTGAGAGGGtacaaaactacaaatttggaaaaagcatCTATTGTTACGAGAATGTGTTTCATTCCACCTTTTGTAACTGGCAAgggaccgaaaaaatcgatcgacacaatatctcccggtccctccggaatgatattttgctgtgccGCATAAGAATGCTGGTTAGGAACTTTATTTCTCTGACAAGAATCGCATGAACCAAGAATTTGTCTGATTATGCGGTATAATCTCGGGTAAGTGAaatcttcttttattattttccatacTTTTTTCGCGCCTACATGACCATACATTTTATGTGTTTCAGATACGAGAAGATGGAGGATCTCTCGCGGCAAAACAATTCTCCAGGAATcgggatttatttttttcaataaaatgttattttgaatTCGATGTTTATCGTCTTGTTCATTTTGTATCCTCTCCCTAATTTCCCTGATCTTATCTTCTCTTTCTTGCCAAAGTCCTACCTGCCGAATCATCTGTTCTAGTTCCTGCGACGGTTTGATTGCTAACATTGTGCTAATCAccaattcttttcctttccgccCCCCAGCATCTGGTGGATTTAATCGACTCAAAACATCCGCTACTACATTTCTATTTCCCGGACAAAACTCGAATTCTATGTCGTAGTCTTGAATGGCGAGAATCCATCTCGTTAATCTCTCGTTTaataattgacaattttttaagaaagtgaTGGCTCGATGATCAGTAATCACTTTAATTTTTGCTCCGAGCAAATaagttctgaatttttttaaagaccAGATAATCGCGAGCAATTCCTTTTCTGTTGTTGTATAAGCTAATTCGGGACCCTTAAGCGTACGGCTCGCAAACATTATTACCCTTAAATCGTTATTTCCGTCTTTTTGAGCCAGGGTGCCCCCCAAAGCATAGCTACTTGCATCGgtttgcaaaataaattctttttttggATCTGGATGCGTTAAAAGAACGTTATCAACAAATAAATCTTTAATTCTCTGGAAAGCGatcttttcttcttcccccCATCGCCatattgtttccttttttagCAATTTCAAAAGTGGAATAGTTTCCTCGGCatgttttttcgtgaatttagtATAGTAATTAATTAACCCCAAGAAACCCCTTAACTGCTTTAAGTTTCTGGGTGGCggaaaatcatgaattgcTTGTATTTTCTCTGGTTGTGGCTTTATTCCCCTAGTCGTTAAGATGTGTCCTAAGAATTCTACTTCTtgcctgaaaaattttgctttattcaattttattgtcaTCCCGTGTTGCTGTAATCTCTCTAAAAGCTCATCTAAATGTGCCATGTGTTCatcgaaatttgatgaaatacaCAACAAATCGTCGACAAAATTTATGACGTGATCCCCCAGACCGTAAAGAATTATATCAAGAGCTCGCAATAACGCGGCCGTACTTGTTTTGAGCCCAAATGGCGTTACTTTGAATTCGTAGACTTTTCCCCTGTATCTGAATGCTGTGTACTTCATCGAATCTGGATGGAGTGGGATCTGCCAAAAACTATTTGTTAAATCGAGGGTTGTCATTACTTTTGCCGAATggcatttctgaaaaatttcttccatgTTTGGAACTGATTCGTGGTCATTAGCCATCACCTGATTTAATTTTCGCGCGTCTAAACAAAGTCTGACTGTACCATCTTTCTTTATAACCGGAATTATGGGATTTATCCACGGACTGTTTGATCTTTGAATTATTCCGTAATCTAACAATTTCTCTATCTCCCTGTCTACTTTTTCCCTATGCATTAAAGGTACCTCATAAGCGTGTGCAACGATTGGCGTATCCGTCGTAATGTCTAATCGATGTTCGTAAACCGAAATTCTTCCTGTGGTCTTACGAAAAACTTCCTTCCTATTCCATATTATTTGtttgtgaatttctttttcccttcCCGAGAGTTCAGTCTGTCCTACTATTTCATCTATTTCTTCATAAGTTATTTCCTCACTGTTTTTAtcgtcaaaaatcaaattttgtattggcccaaaaatttcttcaatattttctttttcatcaccTCTTCCTTGCTCTggctcaaaaatgttttcttcacTCTGGTAAAATGCCTCCATGAATTCATTATCCTCtacatcttcaatttcattcaaattcttcaaaaattccCCATTAACTTTATCTTCAATGTCCTCAAATtcctctttttcaaaatttatttcaacttcttcttcaaaaactccaacaatttttcctttttcaattgACCCCTTTGTGGGCACTACATCCATAACTTCGTTATACTTAACTCGTAAAGACATCTCCTCCAAATTAATCAAACTTTTGAGCGGTTGCAAGGAATCAATACCGAGCAAAACGTCTCTAATCAAACcaggaattattaaaaatttaacgtaCGTTTTTACCTTCCCAATCTCTGTTCTCgccattatttgatttttgacttttgtcatttttccctTTATCGCTCCTTTTACCGTCACTCCCGTGACAGGTAAAagtggacaatttttcaaaatctctttgttCTCTAAATAAAATTCCTCTGAAATTGTAGTAACTCTCGACCCTGAATCAACTAACGCAGTCACTGTAATACCCTCAATCTTAGCATAGATTTCTGGACATTCTATTATAGGCACCGCTTCTCCATTTATTTCCTCTTccattaaaaattctcttgtaTCCGTAAAAATCGTGTTGATGGCCACTTTAATTTCCTctgttttgtttgtttcgcTTCTTTGTTGGAGGTCCTCCGATAAACCATCCTGCGAAttgtctttcttttcttcttccaccgttgtacctcgttcgtttccttttccttttatttgatcatttttttcgagcacgggtacaacgtttattcgtttcccgCTTGAGAAGTCGATGGCTGTGGTTCTTGATGAACCTCTATTGCTTGAATTTGTTGTTCTGGAGGATTATTCTGCTGGTGATTATTCGAGTTATTTGGCGGTCTGTATCCTCCATTGTTTTGTTGAGGTCTCGAATTTTGATTCTGATTTGGGCGATTATAACCATTTTGTTGATTGTAGTTTCCGTTATAGCGATTTTGTTGAGGATATCCGTTGTTTTGCCGCTGGTTGTAATTCTGTTGATAATGACCGTTATTGGGCCGATTATAATTCTGCTGGTAATTTCGATTCTGTTGATTGTTCcagctgttgttgttgtatCCCCCATTCGgtcgattattttgattccAATTCGGGTTGCCACGGTtggaattattttgataaCCTCCTTGGTTATTCCAATTATTTTGCTGCGGCATACGGAACGGTCTctgctcgtttttattttgattttgatttgGGGAAGATTGAGCGGCTTCCTTCTCCTTTTTCGAATTAATCGGTCCGTGCCGATCCATTTTCCCCAGGAATTCAATTAATTGTTCTAGAGTTTTGAATCCTCGGCTGATTATTGTTGCTTGGATTTCGTCCGTATAGTGTTGCGAGAGTGACGCAATTATATCCTCATCACTGGGAGGAGGAATGAGATCCTTAGCGGCTCCGAAGATGTGGATCGTGTACTCCACCTTGGATATTTTATTGTCCTTATCCGAGTAGTGTCCAAACTCGAGGTcctttctcacttttctctgCACATCCATACTCCAGAATCGCTCCACGAATTTCTTCTCCACTTCATCAAAAtcttcaacgcggtcctcgaTGAGTACCCACCATTCCTTGGCTGCCTTCTCGAGGCATTGCCCcagcaaatatttcatctccGTAACGGTCGGATTGGTGACTTCACAGTACCTCCGAAATTctttgatgaatttcattggtctctttttttctgatcCATCGTACGTGGGtggtttaattttaattttattcggaTGCATGTCCATCGGCAGCATCGTCCGAATCcgttctcttctttcttcttccagTTCCTCTTCAGATTCGTCGTCAGAAACTTCTTTGTTCGGTTTCTGAACAATCCGCGTACTTTCCGTGTTTGGACTCTCAATTTTGTCCTTCCGCTCAAGGTTTTCGACCCTCTTTTTGATCGCGTTCACATCCAGTTGCATTTGTGCCACACTCACCTCGGTTACAGCACTTTTAGACTCGTTGTCTTGGACGATTTTTGTCAAGCCCGTGACATGTCGTTTAATTGGTTCATATATTTGGTGCACCTCACTAGCGATCGTGGCTTGCATTGTCTTGAATTTCTCTGTGAATTCAGacctcaaatcaatgtttgccTGATTGTTTCGGGCGATCTCGTTTGCCATGCTCTGCACTTGAGTCTTCATCTCTTTCATTGCATCTATTAAACTCATTAACAATTCGTGATTTAATTCGCCAAATTCTATTTTTCCCCTATTTGATCCGGGAGTGCCaaattcctctaatttaatatCCCCGggattttcgtcaattttctCCAACTGTAACCCAAAATTACCCCGAGATTCGTTAAAAATATCCCCCGCTCCTGGAGGAGGAATCGAGGTAGTTAaatcgacatttcgaacacctGCACCATCGTCCTCGGGATTCTGAAACCCGGAATCTCTCGCTGTTTCGTTTCTCTCGGtcttttccgccatttttgtACAACCAATGATTTTCAGTTAAGCAAAACTTCCACGTCCCCCTGCGATACctgccccacgttgggcgccagttgtaacgaaacgctcttgccgacctggcctgaacgccgccacgcgtcggttcgagcaaccttaataataaggagcaggtatgaaggaaacgcggacaccgttaattttgtgaaaataataaaataatcgattttattcaattttgatcgatatttaacaaaaaaaagaagatttagcactttggctcgcggaaaataaaatttgtattttgattttaatattgtcttgctttgtttaatcggatctggcgagaaaagacccgaaagacccgaaaacgttgcaaattctctgtctgagataatttttaatttctcaattttcggaatttaattgtacaaaattaacaaagaaacaaaaaaaaaatttgtttttattctaatTAACGCTTTTGTCTTGTATTTTCGACACGCCTTAACCCTAAAAATTCGCTATAAATGCAAAGTTTAATTTTcccgatgtcctgttacgtTAGCTCTAAGAATAAGTGAATCCAAGAATATTgctcgcttttacaattttgaatttctttttactcgatataaaatcaattttcaactatCGTTTCTTGGATTATTTTCTAAATGGGTCTAGATCTCCCTACCTGgaccacctcggacaatgtttttcaaacgtgaatttaatttttgataataagatgaatttttaattctcctcaacaatacgaaagaaataaaacgttaAAAGGTAGGATGcaaaccacgggctatgggatagaaacgtcaccgaatccctccgagagtccgtgcatttacagggtagaggtaactctccgtccacgtgttatgggatcgagacgtcaccgagtcgatccgagaactccgtgcaacggaaagccggaaattttttagaggttaggtgtggaccctggattatgggatcgagacgtcgccgagtcgctccgagaatccaggcatccagggaaataggcaattcaccgtccacgggctatgggatcgagacgtcgccgagtcgatccgagagtccgcgctacgggaaccccaaaaattttgaggataggtgtagtattgctgaggctgatgtattgagagaggtccgagttggttctttagccagggagaactatctgccgaatgagtcgcgcagcgcttcttatacccgtgtccccaccataaaattctcgagcgccgagaatctccgttttcgctcggttctgcgcatcaacttgttacgccctctccgattggcccgttgccatgactCGCGatcgcccgttggtcgagcaggctagcatacgatgcgcagactaccgctttttatgatttacagcttattacgatgttaaacagtaaaaacttcaatctgatcaaatattacttaatttcttcttcaatttggcatttttatttgttttaatatgattcgtaaaattataatcgctaaaagtcacgtacgcgtcctatagcccatcgacgctctccccgcgcatgcgtcgtagtcgctttttacatttttccttGCGAtcagtttttatgttattaatttgacttgtgatcatttttcttcaattcgtgttatttttctgaaaattttgatcgtaattacgtgctcgggcgacttaaaataataaaaatcaaaaagaattaatttccgaaaatatagcgcggcgaagttcagagcggcgccggtagccccgctcgggctcatgcctaccggcctaagatggccgccacctgtcaacaacggcgagcgtggtcgccgcgatgttttgtccgcgatctaaagatcgcggagtttcgttcgtttcgacgggctcgggccgtcgcgcgtgtgtttcgctacagtatacgtcgaactcgtgatgtgtcagtaacttttgcataatcttgagcccgtgcaaagttttttctcagcaaatacgccaccgagaatgctgattttgggctcattcgacagagaacttcttaattagcttaaagttcaattatcaaagccgtacataactcatgagcttcgctattaaagaaaatcacatgccaattttacccccaccaccgcgaatcgttttattcagagaaagtatagtctcggcgagagcctcgggccagcagatgtcaatgtacttgtcccgagactctaccgagtctcttgattgacatatgcatcgcgcattttttatattctttttcacacacacatcacagactacatttacgcggccgctttgataccgatttaatatatcataaattttaacaaaataaatagttatatgcacttctttagatgacgaaaattatttttttatttatcccgcacgcacttcgtaatgtcgaaactctgttcatgcgatcaaaaactgacacacggtttgtatatatatatgtattgtaacggtactctTTTCTGTTAGACCACCCCGTTACGCGtagattcgagcttcttatagagtaaaggagcaggcatgaaagaaaaacaaaagtgagaggaaagatctgtgaagaaacaaaaagtttattcaaaatgTGGTTTGTGAGTCGTGTACAATGAGAATTTTGGTTCGCGCAAAGGGACTTGTCCTTATtgcttttggtatttttcttttataaaaatatgatcgCACGCTGATGACTCGACCTCGCCTTTAAACATTGATTTCGCCTTTAGAACGGCAATTTTCGCAATTACGGATAAATTCCGCAAGTAAAGAATTAGatctcgcaaattaaagaattaacttttccaaattaaggaatcaatctcgcaaattaaagaattaacttAAGGAATCaatctcgcaaattaaagagctgactttcgcaaattaaagagtcaatttcgcaaattaattatagatttcgcaaactaaataattgatttcgcaaactaaataattgatttcgcaaattaaataattgattacgcaaattaaataattgatttcgcaaattaaatgatcgatttcgcaagctaaataattgatttcgcaaattaaataattgatttcgcaaattaaatgatCGATTTCGCGAACTAAACAATTTAtgtcgcaaattaaataatcgatttcgcaaattaaataatagatttcgcaaattaaataattgatttcgcaaattaaataattgatttcttaCAAAAGTCAAGTCGATCTTAAGTTTTTGCCTTAAACGTTGGCACCTGTCAACCGGAATTCAGTCCACCCATGAATCTTAaggcagaacgaacccgaactgcccccgccctcctggcatggaaggaaggattcccccaagaatcttgtgaccgaacggagccgaacggtcaccgccctcttggcaggagaaggatgggtaatctggcagaaatcttggtccagaacgaaatcgaactgtccccgcccttcTGGTCAGATCGGTGCCCCAGAGTGGAAATCTTGAACCCAAACGGAGCCGAATGGGGCCTGCCCTTCCAAACTGAGTCGGTGGTGATCTACGTTTTGCAAAGCGGATTCTGAGTTGCGAAGTCAGAATCGGCTGGTGAATTGCGTGTGCGGATCTGAGTTGCTCAGTCTCAGATTGGCGTGCGGAAGCGAGTCAAGCGTGAtgagggcaagactggctACTGAGACTCGCTCTCGATGCCTTTTTATACTGGGCCGATACAACAACgcgaaataatcataataatttggCGGGCTCGCTCGCTTATTAAGATCTCGAACCTTCGTTTGCTCTAAAATTCCTGGTTGGCTAATTTTATCCTCGGTGTACTTTATTATTGGTCGCTTAATTTCGACCAAtagtgaaatttcgttttaatGAACCGCGCCTGTGCAATAATTCATACTCGCCAATGGAGACTAAGTAATTTTCTTATtggagattgaaaaattcgcctATTGGCGGAGTTTTTTGATTGGCTCTTACGAGCCTTAGTCGCAGTGACGCGCGAAAactatttaaatttgaattgattgctttgaaattgtttgataagtttttcttattttatgaaATGAATTTGCTCTGACATTGCCACTGGTTAGTTCGCACcaaaatttcttattcaattCAGTCTTTtgttgttgacgagaaatgatttattcaatgaaattaatgaaaattggttcTTCGGGTGATCTATGTGGTGCGGGTCGATAAGCGAGCCCGTACGCTGGCGCCTCTCGTTGAGTGATACGCGTATCGCTCGTTGCCGTCGGTAAGGCCGTACGCTCTATGGTCTAGTTCGTCTCAAcgccccccagaacaaaaaaggaaatttgagactcgaaaattttgtttttgttctcaaaaaaaaaacataaaatcgTGGATCGTAAATAACGCAATGCTAAGTCGGGGCAATGGGAGGACAGGGCGATGATCGACGGTGGTGATGATGGCGGTGGCCTTGGAAGGTGTTGATGAGCTCCTTGCCGATGTTGAGGGGCTCGTGGGTGAAGTAGTTAGGTCATAAGCTCAACCTCTTTTTCCTGTTCC includes:
- the LOC122408833 gene encoding ubiquitin-like-specific protease ESD4, which produces MKMDASTQTEVGRKNFAQQTDGGEGEWVNEDKEVEIVREIKGRKDEEDVAIIAVFCPIASNKKRTRDVKTQTASSTKEKGMQTEWMLQVIEIEESRRSNRDLLLRFIRRQWNLIEVREAFKVPEILSPIREFEEEGEVWKTWKAGEFVWSEDKENTQNNNNNNIDNNKNKRKRFDDNVETQTKKIKKETNKENTENSNINDNNDSNGRKRKSTDNKEKEQVTKKIKKEMRIRQEDLETLKGENRLNDEVINNYLELISNEDVYVMNSFFFPRLHINGHVAVKRWTKRINIFKFRKVIVPIHLGNHWCLAVIDMLFGEICYYDSFKGSQPAYLATLLEYLVQEAKEKNEVPINKEEWTLGNKTNIPCQTNGYDCGVFTCQFARYEAANRAIDFTQQDMLQIRARMARELQAGCLEE
- the LOC122408841 gene encoding probable cyclin-dependent serine/threonine-protein kinase DDB_G0292550: MAEKTERNETARDSGFQNPEDDGAGVRNVDLTTSIPPPGAGDIFNESRGNFGLQLEKIDENPGDIKLEEFGTPGSNRGKIEFGELNHELLMSLIDAMKEMKTQVQSMANEIARNNQANIDLRSEFTEKFKTMQATIASEVHQIYEPIKRHVTGLTKIVQDNESKSAVTEVSVAQMQLDVNAIKKRVENLERKDKIESPNTESTRIVQKPNKEVSDDESEEELEEERRERIRTMLPMDMHPNKIKIKPPTYDGSEKKRPMKFIKEFRRYCEVTNPTVTEMKYLLGQCLEKAAKEWWVLIEDRVEDFDEVEKKFVERFWSMDVQRKVRKDLEFGHYSDKDNKISKVEYTIHIFGAAKDLIPPPSDEDIIASLSQHYTDEIQATIISRGFKTLEQLIEFLGKMDRHGPINSKKEKEAAQSSPNQNQNKNEQRPFRMPQQNNWNNQGGYQNNSNRGNPNWNQNNRPNGGYNNNSWNNQQNRNYQQNYNRPNNGHYQQNYNQRQNNGYPQQNRYNGNYNQQNGYNRPNQNQNSRPQQNNGGYRPPNNSNNHQQNNPPEQQIQAIEVHQEPQPSTSQAGNE